Proteins encoded together in one Penicillium digitatum chromosome 1, complete sequence window:
- a CDS encoding Alpha/Beta hydrolase protein: MGDHTRSPSSFAASYVSNSRFHRCFTIEPTSTHGPLNVTYGEYGREPDKNGATPTLMFLPGMLASRYIGICPHKIAEKWGVRVLVVDRFGMGNSTEVPLAQRVSTWVEIVPRLLAHLGIQHVSLVSHSAGTIYLLNTLYYCRDILDPEQPFVTLLAPWVDPAKSGMMSMKMAQYIPTPAFKTWHQIPRLFLSNVGSAVATSGGMIVNLANSLVSKSGESLSNDRLYIAETYGPDLDQQEEISSSMMQSIFKENTVGFNSEALQCLRKEPNTWGKCEDYEVFVRELVERERGGDKAPLKVQAWFAESDMMIGRKGQAYFETCWHRMDDGDSRGVVDFNSKVVSGTDHESLASRAEVWESIFKKMLGLEGDGLM, from the exons ATGGGAGATCACACCAGATCCCCCAGCTCGTTCGCTGCTTCTTATGTCTCCAACTCCCGCTTCCATCGCTGCTTCACCATCGAGCCAACTTCTACCCATGGCCCACTCAATGTGACCTACGGCGAGTACGGCCGTGAGCCTGATAAAAACGGGGCTACTCCAACACTCATGTTTCTACCCGGTATGCTTGCATCCCGGTACATCGGGATCTGTCCACACAAGATTGCCGAAAAATGGGGCGTACGCGTTTTGGTGGTGGATCG TTTCGGAATGGGAAATTCCACCGAAGTGCCGCTGGCGCAGCGAGTTTCCACCTGGGTTGAGATCGTCCCACGACTTTTGGCCCATCTCGGCATCCAGCATGTCTCGTTGGTGTCGCATAGTGCTGGCACTATTTATCTTCTGAACACCTTGTATTACTGTCGGGATATTCTGGATCCCGAGCAACCGTTCGTCACCCTTCTAG CGCCATGGGTCGATCCCGCCAAATCAGGCATGATGTCCATGAAAATGGCCCAATACATCCCTACTCCAGCCTTCAAGACATGGCACCAAATCCCACGTCTCTTTCTCTCCAATGTTGGGTCTGCAGTGGCGACAAGTGGAGGGATGATTGTGAATCTAGCCAACTCCTTGGTTTCAAAGAGCGGTGAGAGTCTGTCAAATGATCGTCTTTACATCGCAGAGACATACGGACCAGACCTTGATCAGCAGGAGGAGATAAGCTCTTCAATGATGCAGTCTATCTTCAAGGAGAACACAGTTGGCTTTAATAGCGAGGCGCTTCAGTGTCTGCGGAAGGAGCCTAACACGTGGGGGAAATGTGAGGACTACGAGGTCTTTGTGCGCGAGTTGGTAGAGCGTGAAAGAGGAGGAGATAAAGCGCCGTTGAAAGTCCAGGCATGGTTTGCTGAGTCCGATATGATGATTGGCAGGAAGGGTCAAGCTTATTTTGAGACTTGTTGGCATCGGATGGATGATGGGGACTCGAGGGGTGTGGTTGACTTTAATTCGAAGGTAGTGTCTGGCACGGACCATGAAAGCTTGGCATCGCGCGCGGAAGTGTGGGAGAGCATTTTCAAAAAAATGCTCGGATTGGAAGGTGATGGTTTAATGTAA
- a CDS encoding Phosphatidylethanolamine-binding family protein, producing MPIESNQDKGVTGAAKFVTSTLGNTVGGVTRTVGGVAGTAGRGIGDTITSATGSAGEPIGNALGSASSGIENGAKRVAQGTENAGNWK from the coding sequence ATGCCGATCGAATCCAATCAAGACAAAGGCGTCACCGGAGCCGCCAAATTTGTCACCTCCACACTTGGAAACACAGTCGGCGGTGTTACCCGCACTGTGGGTGGAGTGGCAGGAACTGCCGGGCGAGGTATCGGCGATACCATCACAAGCGCGACGGGGAGTGCTGGCGAGCCGATTGGGAATGCGCTCGGTAGTGCAAGCTCAGGTATTGAGAACGGGGCGAAACGGGTCGCCCAGGGAACGGAAAATGCTGGGAATTGGAAATGA